One Cryptomeria japonica chromosome 9, Sugi_1.0, whole genome shotgun sequence genomic window carries:
- the LOC131032104 gene encoding uncharacterized protein LOC131032104, with the protein MASSTPRATPRSGRQRDKAWKYGIAGSKKGEVTCTECTRWMTGGINRLKYHLAQIPGYGVEACSKSTPEIIREMKAILAENDMHKEERQKTREAIAAAMNPTLSTSGPIGHSRGRQSLSSFGDNEGEASGTPVRSDPNFFVPRNVPGAQPSLEGTGWNKEKHEQARIAASNFWFYNNLSFNAANNVYWESFVNACTVAGKGFKAPTGYDFSGPLLEKAVKNTEGVVDDQKRYWKRKGCSILSDGWTDGRNRTLLNFLVASNGAMVFIKSVDASNEIKNAETLCNLLDGVVREVGVENVVQIITDNAAAYVSAGRMLMQRHPSITWSPCAAHCLDLVLEDIGKIGWVKKVVEDAKSVTKFIYNHTWVLALMRKYTNGKDLVRPGVTRFASHFITLQSILSAIPHLKQMFVSDAWLGSAYSKRPEAEKIATIVFDDGFNKNGEELTAVTEPLVRVLRMVDGEGMPMGFIYEAMDRAKEAISHYYHGNARKCEIFWRIIDRRWTNQLHQPIHAFAYFLNPKFYFSDSFRADEEVMAGVITCIDKMTPDPELRDKVLDELEIYKSAEGRLFSSQLAIDRRGKQQPDLWWENYGAGTPNLQKIAIRVLSQPCSASGCERNWSVFESIHTKKRNRLSQKRLNDLVFVRYNLRLRVRQVEGVSHEAIDLDEIDPYGDWTMNEQNDGDDVLLTEEEIAEIERGAAQDAEGARLDEDEDEDEDDDEDYDFEEDSSHHLDTTTPTATTSSSRPEKLSYIRKNTKRKM; encoded by the exons atggcaagttcaactccaagggcaaccccaaggtcaggaagacaaagagataaagcttggaaatatgggattgcaggaagcaaaaagggggaggtcacttgcaccgaatgcacaagatggatgactggtggaatcaatagattaaaataccaccttgcacaaatacctggatatggtgtggaggcatgctccaaatcaactcctgaaattattagagagatgaaggccattcttgctgagaatgatatgcataaggaagaaaggcaaaaaacaagagaagccatagcagctgcaatgaatcccacattgtccacttcgggtcccattggtcatagtcggggtcgtcagtcactttcatcttttggtgacaatgagggtgaggctagtggcactcctgttagatcagaccctaatttttttgtaccacgcaatgttccaggtgcacaaccttcacttgaaggtacaggatggaataaagagaagcatgaacaagcacggatagcagcttcaaacttttggttttacaataatctatctttcaatgcagcaaacaatgtgtattgggaaagttttgttaatgcatgtacagtggcgggtaaggggtttaaggccccaacaggttatgacttcagtgggccattgctagagaaagctgtgaaaaatacagaaggtgtggttgatgatcagaaaaggtattggaagagaaaaggatgcagcattttatctgatggatggacagatggacggaataggactcttctcaacttcttggtggcttcaaatggtgcaatggtattcataaagtctgttgatgcctcaaatgaaataaaaaatgcagagactttgtgtaatctgttggatggtgtggttcgggaagttggagttgagaatgttgtccaaattatcacggacaacgcagctgcatatgtatctgcaggtagaatgcttatgcaaaggcatccttcgattacatggagtccttgtgctgcacattgcttggacttggtgctagaggacattgggaagattggatgggtgaagaaggtggttgaagatgcaaaaagtgtcaccaaattcatctacaaccatacttgggtgcttgctttgatgagaaaatacacaaatggcaaggaccttgtgcgacctggagtgacacgatttgctagccacttcatcactttgcaaagcattcttagtgccattcctcatcttaagcagatgtttgtgtcagatgcttggttggggtctgcatactccaaaagacctgaagcagagaagattgCGACCATTGTTTTTGATGATGGGTTCAATAAAAAtggagaggagttgactgcg gtgacagaacctttggtgagggttcttcgtatggtggatggagagggcatgccaatgggtttcatttatgaggccatggatagggccaaagaggccatttcacattactatcatggaaatgcaagaaaatgtgaaatcttttggcgcatcattgatcgtaggtggacaaaccaactccaccaaccgatacatgccttcgcctactttttgaacccgaaattctacttctctgattcatttagggctgatgaggaggtcatggcaggtgttattacatgcattgataagatgacacctgatcctgagttgagagacaaggttcttgatgagttggag atctacaaaagtgcagaggggagactcttctcatcacaactagcaattgataggagaggaaaacaacaaccag atttatggtgggagaattatggtgccggcacgcctaatcttcaaaagatagctatccgtgttttgtctcagccatgcagtgcttctgggtgtgaacgaaattggagtgtctttgaaagcattcacacaaagaagagaaatagattgtcacaaaagcggctcaatgatctagtatttgttcggtacaaccttcgccttcgagttagacaggtggagggtgtttcacatgaggccattgacttggatgaaattgatccatatggtgattggaccatgaatgaacaaaatgatggtgatgatgtcctccttaccgaagaagaaattgcagaaatagagagaggagcagcacaagatgcagaaggagcaagattggatgaagatgaggacgaagatgaggatgatgatgaggactatGACTTTGAAGAAGactcatctcaccatttagataccacaacacccactgctactacttctagctcaaggcctgaaaaattgagctatattaggaaaaatacaaagaggaagatgtag